Proteins encoded together in one Micromonospora auratinigra window:
- the proS gene encoding proline--tRNA ligase, whose amino-acid sequence MARVLTPRAEDFPRWYQDLIAKAKLADNGPVRGTMVIRPAGYAIWERMQAEMDARIKAAGAENAYFPLFIPESYLKREAEHVEGFSPELAVVTHGGGKQLAEPVVVRPTSETVIGEFMAKWIDSYRDLPLLLNQWANVVRWELRPRIFLRTSEFLWQEGHTAHATREDARGYARQILHDAYEDLMVNVLGIPVVVGLKTARERFAGATATYTCEGMMGDGKALQLGTSHELGQNFAKAFDISYSSKEGGREHAWTTSWGTSTRMLGGLIMAHGDDNGLRVPPKVAPIQAYVMIVKDGEGVGEAAAKLRDALRDAGVRVALDDRTDTAFGRRAVDAELRGYPVRVEVGPRDLAAGNAVVVRRTDGSKAPTPVADVVGAVLAALEADQRALHDQALEFRRSRTVEVSTLAEAIEAAATGWAMVPWSAVGAPGEAEANGQGVTVRCLLRADGSVPDSEDEPDLVAILARAY is encoded by the coding sequence ATGGCACGCGTGCTCACTCCCCGTGCGGAGGACTTTCCCCGCTGGTACCAGGACCTGATCGCCAAGGCGAAGCTGGCCGACAACGGCCCGGTGCGGGGCACCATGGTCATCCGACCGGCCGGCTACGCCATCTGGGAGCGGATGCAGGCCGAGATGGACGCCCGGATCAAGGCGGCCGGCGCGGAGAACGCGTACTTCCCGCTCTTCATCCCGGAGAGCTACCTCAAGCGGGAGGCCGAGCACGTCGAGGGCTTCTCGCCGGAGCTGGCGGTGGTCACCCACGGTGGCGGCAAGCAGCTCGCCGAGCCGGTGGTGGTCCGCCCCACCAGCGAGACGGTCATCGGCGAGTTCATGGCCAAGTGGATCGACTCGTACCGGGACCTGCCGCTGCTGCTCAACCAGTGGGCGAACGTGGTCCGCTGGGAGCTGCGCCCGCGGATCTTCCTGCGGACCAGCGAGTTCCTCTGGCAGGAGGGGCACACCGCGCACGCCACCCGTGAGGACGCCCGTGGCTACGCCCGGCAGATCCTGCACGACGCGTACGAGGACCTGATGGTCAATGTGCTGGGCATCCCGGTGGTGGTCGGCCTGAAGACCGCCCGGGAGCGCTTCGCCGGGGCCACCGCCACGTACACCTGCGAAGGCATGATGGGCGACGGCAAGGCGCTCCAGCTGGGCACCAGCCACGAGCTGGGGCAGAACTTCGCCAAGGCGTTCGACATCAGCTACTCCTCGAAGGAGGGCGGCCGGGAGCACGCCTGGACCACCTCCTGGGGCACCTCGACCCGGATGCTCGGCGGCCTGATCATGGCGCACGGCGACGACAACGGCCTGCGGGTGCCGCCGAAGGTGGCGCCGATCCAGGCGTACGTGATGATCGTCAAGGACGGCGAGGGGGTCGGCGAGGCGGCGGCCAAGCTGCGCGACGCGCTGCGCGACGCCGGCGTCCGGGTCGCGCTCGACGACCGGACCGACACCGCGTTCGGCCGCCGCGCGGTCGACGCCGAGCTGCGCGGCTACCCGGTCCGCGTCGAGGTCGGCCCCCGTGACCTGGCCGCCGGCAACGCGGTCGTGGTCCGGCGTACGGACGGCTCGAAGGCCCCCACCCCGGTGGCCGACGTGGTCGGCGCGGTGCTCGCCGCGCTGGAGGCCGACCAGCGGGCGCTGCACGACCAGGCGCTGGAGTTCCGCCGCTCCCGGACCGTCGAGGTGAGCACCCTGGCCGAGGCGATCGAGGCGGCGGCCACCGGCTGGGCGATGGTGCCGTGGTCGGCGGTCGGCGCGCCGGGTGAGGCCGAGGCGAACGGCCAGGGCGTCACCGTGCGCTGCCTGCTGCGGGCCGACGGCTCGGTGCCCGACTCGGAGGACGAGCCGGACCTGGTCGCCATCCTGGCCCGCGCCTACTGA
- the rpsP gene encoding 30S ribosomal protein S16, with the protein MAVKIRLLRMGKIRNPQYRIVVADSRTKRDGRAIEFVGVYQPKEDPSVIEVKSERVQYWLSVGAQPSEAVQRLLELTGDWQQFKGLPAPPPLKVAAERADRKAAYEAEAKAAAGIADTPAAKPAKKAAKAEAPAETEAAPAEAAPAAAADSGEQA; encoded by the coding sequence GTGGCCGTAAAGATCCGGCTCCTGCGGATGGGTAAGATCCGCAACCCGCAGTACCGCATCGTCGTCGCCGACTCGCGCACCAAGCGTGACGGCCGCGCGATCGAGTTCGTCGGTGTGTACCAGCCGAAGGAAGACCCTTCGGTGATCGAGGTCAAGTCGGAGCGGGTGCAGTACTGGCTGTCCGTCGGCGCGCAGCCGAGCGAGGCCGTGCAGCGTCTGCTGGAGCTGACCGGCGACTGGCAGCAGTTCAAGGGCCTGCCGGCCCCGCCGCCGCTGAAGGTGGCCGCCGAGCGTGCCGACCGCAAGGCCGCGTACGAGGCCGAGGCGAAGGCCGCCGCCGGCATCGCCGACACCCCGGCCGCCAAGCCGGCCAAGAAGGCCGCCAAGGCCGAGGCTCCGGCCGAGACCGAGGCTGCTCCGGCCGAGGCCGCGCCGGCCGCTGCTGCCGACTCCGGTGAGCAGGCCTGA
- a CDS encoding Uma2 family endonuclease, producing MTAAPILPERHEWTVDDLGDLPKDLPYELVNGRLIVPSPTAVHQELCVELLLALRVNCPPEYLVSIDLSMRVDRRNEPRPDVVVIRRKHAGRSPVPVEDALLAVEVVSPTSTFRDMYDKAKVYAHAKVRSYWVVDPLQDRIALTEYALGANREYEQVGNTEDLFVTETPWKVSVDLPALTARRAALLATGDE from the coding sequence ATGACCGCGGCCCCGATCCTGCCGGAGCGGCACGAGTGGACGGTCGACGACCTGGGTGACCTGCCCAAGGACCTTCCGTACGAACTGGTCAACGGAAGGTTGATCGTGCCGTCGCCCACTGCCGTGCACCAGGAGTTGTGTGTCGAGCTGCTGCTCGCCCTCCGGGTCAACTGCCCGCCCGAGTACCTGGTCAGCATCGACCTGTCGATGCGGGTCGACCGGCGCAACGAGCCGCGCCCCGACGTGGTGGTGATCCGGCGCAAGCACGCCGGCCGGTCGCCGGTGCCGGTCGAGGACGCGCTCCTCGCGGTGGAGGTGGTCTCGCCGACCTCCACCTTCCGCGACATGTACGACAAGGCGAAGGTCTACGCGCACGCCAAGGTCCGCTCCTACTGGGTGGTGGACCCGCTGCAGGACCGGATCGCGCTCACCGAGTACGCCCTCGGCGCGAACCGGGAGTACGAGCAGGTCGGCAACACCGAGGACCTCTTCGTCACCGAGACGCCCTGGAAGGTCTCCGTCGACCTGCCGGCGCTCACCGCCCGCCGTGCCGCCCTGCTCGCCACCGGAGACGAGTGA
- a CDS encoding RNA-binding protein: MPTPVSRPDMPLRPALEHLVKGIVDHPDDVRVRMVDSRRGKRLEVRVHPEDLGTVIGRSGRTAKALRQVIGSIGGRGVRVDIVDSY; this comes from the coding sequence CTGCCGACTCCGGTGAGCAGGCCTGACATGCCGCTGCGTCCCGCTCTGGAGCACCTGGTCAAGGGCATCGTCGACCACCCGGACGACGTCCGGGTGCGGATGGTCGATTCCCGCCGGGGCAAGCGGCTGGAAGTCCGCGTGCACCCCGAGGACCTCGGCACGGTGATCGGGCGGTCCGGCCGGACCGCCAAGGCGCTGCGCCAGGTCATCGGCTCCATCGGTGGGCGTGGGGTACGCGTCGACATCGTCGACTCGTACTGA
- a CDS encoding TetR family transcriptional regulator, translated as MGDSPAGSSGPSRLRDAIVDAARAQTVAGGWDGVRMGGVATAAGVSRQTVYNEFGSKAGLAEALARREVDRFVDEVRAALAAHGSDVHSGAYAAIRHTLAAAADNPLIKAILTSARGGSDELLPYLTTRSELVLTEATGALLDWAGRHLPDADPAALSFAADTVVRLVVSHIVLPRAPVDDTAARLADLTLHLFLTATTPPPPLPPH; from the coding sequence ATGGGTGACTCTCCTGCCGGCAGCTCCGGGCCGTCGCGGCTGCGCGACGCGATCGTGGACGCCGCCCGCGCACAGACCGTGGCCGGCGGCTGGGACGGCGTACGGATGGGCGGGGTGGCGACGGCCGCCGGGGTGAGCCGGCAGACCGTCTACAACGAGTTCGGCAGCAAGGCCGGCCTGGCCGAGGCGCTCGCCCGGCGCGAGGTCGACCGGTTCGTCGACGAGGTCCGCGCCGCCCTGGCGGCACACGGCTCCGACGTGCACTCCGGGGCGTACGCGGCCATCCGGCACACCCTGGCCGCGGCGGCCGACAACCCGCTGATCAAGGCGATCCTGACCAGCGCCCGGGGCGGCTCCGACGAGCTGCTGCCCTACCTGACCACCCGGTCGGAGCTGGTGCTGACCGAGGCCACCGGGGCGCTGCTGGACTGGGCGGGCCGGCACCTGCCCGACGCCGACCCGGCCGCCCTCAGCTTCGCCGCCGACACCGTCGTACGCCTGGTGGTGAGCCACATCGTGCTCCCCCGGGCCCCCGTGGACGACACCGCCGCCCGCCTGGCCGACCTCACCCTGCACCTCTTCCTCACCGCCACCACCCCGCCCCCACCCCTACCTCCGCACTAA
- a CDS encoding amidohydrolase family protein, which translates to MALHLRGVLLPDDEVRDVWLVGDRVTFEPVPGAETVTDGGWLLPGLTDAHCHLGIARGGAPITSLDQARELAAVDRDAGVLAIRDAGSPYPYPELDDEPDVPRLARAGRHVAPPKRYLRDIGVEVGAAEVAATVTAQAAAGNGWVKLVGDWIDRGVGDLAPAWDAATMTAAVAAAHAAGARAAVHTFSEEAVEIMVRAGVDSVEHGTGLSLDLVDLMARQGTALVPTMINIQTFGHIAAAARPKFPGYADHMLALRDGFPEVVRAAYEAGVSIYVGTDAGGGIDHGLAAEEMLLLHERAGMSTEDVLAAASWRAREWLGFPGLVEGGLADVVVYPEDPRRDLRVVKAPTRIILRGRVLR; encoded by the coding sequence ATGGCTCTGCATCTGCGCGGTGTGCTCCTGCCGGACGACGAGGTCCGGGACGTCTGGCTGGTCGGCGACCGGGTCACCTTCGAGCCGGTGCCCGGCGCGGAGACCGTCACCGACGGCGGCTGGCTGCTGCCCGGCCTGACCGACGCCCACTGCCACCTCGGCATCGCCCGGGGCGGCGCGCCGATCACCTCCCTCGACCAGGCCCGCGAGCTGGCCGCCGTCGACCGGGACGCCGGCGTGCTGGCGATCCGTGACGCCGGCTCGCCGTACCCGTACCCCGAACTCGACGACGAGCCGGACGTGCCGCGACTGGCCCGCGCCGGCCGGCACGTCGCCCCGCCGAAGCGCTACCTGCGCGACATCGGGGTGGAGGTGGGCGCCGCCGAGGTGGCCGCGACGGTGACCGCGCAGGCCGCTGCCGGCAACGGCTGGGTGAAGCTGGTCGGCGACTGGATCGACCGGGGCGTGGGTGACCTGGCCCCGGCCTGGGACGCCGCCACGATGACCGCCGCGGTGGCCGCCGCGCACGCCGCCGGGGCCCGGGCCGCCGTGCACACCTTCAGCGAGGAGGCGGTGGAGATCATGGTGCGGGCCGGGGTCGACTCGGTCGAGCACGGCACCGGACTCAGCCTCGACCTGGTCGACCTGATGGCCCGGCAGGGCACCGCCCTGGTGCCCACAATGATCAACATTCAGACCTTCGGCCACATCGCCGCCGCGGCCCGCCCCAAGTTCCCCGGGTACGCCGACCACATGCTCGCCCTGCGCGACGGCTTCCCCGAGGTGGTCCGGGCCGCGTACGAGGCCGGGGTGTCGATCTACGTCGGCACCGACGCGGGCGGTGGCATCGACCACGGGCTGGCCGCCGAGGAGATGCTGCTGCTGCACGAGCGGGCCGGCATGTCCACCGAGGACGTCCTGGCCGCCGCCTCCTGGCGGGCCCGGGAGTGGCTGGGCTTCCCCGGGCTGGTCGAGGGCGGCCTCGCCGACGTGGTCGTCTACCCCGAGGACCCCCGCCGCGACCTCCGCGTGGTGAAGGCACCCACCCGCATCATCCTCCGCGGCCGCGTCCTCCGCTGA
- the rimM gene encoding ribosome maturation factor RimM (Essential for efficient processing of 16S rRNA), with protein sequence MLLVVGRIGKPHGIRGEVTVEVRTDEPEARFTPGAVLRTDPGVVPSEPGAWRVPAELTVESARWHQGRLLVVFAGVADRNVAEALRNTLLSVDSGEVAPPEDPEEFHDHQLVGLAVVTPSGERLGEVARIDHAPASDLLVLRRPEGRTALIPFVKAIVPEVDLVGGRVVVDPPGGLLDL encoded by the coding sequence ATGCTTCTCGTCGTCGGCAGGATCGGCAAGCCGCACGGCATCCGCGGTGAGGTCACCGTGGAGGTGCGGACCGATGAGCCCGAAGCACGGTTCACCCCCGGGGCGGTGCTGCGCACCGACCCGGGGGTCGTCCCGTCCGAGCCCGGCGCCTGGCGGGTGCCGGCCGAGCTGACCGTCGAGTCGGCCCGGTGGCACCAGGGTCGGCTGCTGGTGGTCTTCGCGGGCGTGGCCGACCGCAACGTCGCCGAGGCGCTGCGCAACACCCTCCTCAGCGTGGACAGTGGCGAGGTCGCGCCACCGGAGGACCCGGAGGAGTTCCACGACCACCAGCTGGTCGGTCTCGCCGTGGTCACCCCCAGCGGCGAGCGGCTCGGCGAGGTGGCCCGGATCGACCACGCCCCCGCCTCCGACCTGCTGGTGCTGCGCCGCCCGGAGGGGCGTACCGCGCTCATCCCGTTCGTCAAGGCGATCGTGCCCGAGGTGGACCTCGTCGGCGGTCGCGTCGTCGTCGACC
- a CDS encoding DUF402 domain-containing protein has product MRPVDRFAPGRLILHRNVRHGRIGWVRAARVVLDDDRGLLLWVDRGAPVANEVTEAGLGMRAMPFTEWITSSYRLRTGRWNGPPVLKFLPTGAAHSVWWFRDERGRFQNWYVNLEEPGVRWDDGPVAGVDMVDQDLDVVVRPDLSWAWKDEEEFAERLAHPAHYWVADERAVRAEGERVIRLAEAGRFPFDGTWCDFTPPAEWDVPDRLPPGWDRPPVR; this is encoded by the coding sequence GTGCGGCCGGTCGACCGGTTCGCGCCGGGCCGGCTGATCCTGCACCGCAACGTGCGGCACGGCCGGATCGGCTGGGTCCGGGCGGCCCGCGTGGTGCTCGACGACGACCGGGGGCTGCTGCTCTGGGTCGACCGGGGCGCGCCGGTGGCCAACGAGGTGACCGAGGCGGGGCTGGGCATGCGGGCCATGCCCTTCACCGAGTGGATCACCTCGTCCTACCGGCTCCGGACGGGCCGCTGGAACGGGCCGCCGGTGCTCAAGTTCCTGCCCACCGGCGCCGCCCACTCGGTCTGGTGGTTCCGCGACGAGCGGGGCCGGTTCCAGAACTGGTACGTCAACCTGGAGGAGCCGGGCGTGCGCTGGGACGACGGCCCGGTGGCCGGCGTCGACATGGTGGACCAGGACCTCGACGTGGTGGTGCGGCCGGACCTGAGCTGGGCGTGGAAGGACGAGGAGGAGTTCGCCGAGCGCCTCGCCCACCCGGCGCACTACTGGGTGGCCGACGAGCGGGCGGTCCGGGCCGAGGGGGAGCGGGTGATCCGGCTCGCCGAGGCCGGCCGGTTCCCCTTCGACGGGACCTGGTGCGACTTCACCCCGCCCGCCGAGTGGGACGTGCCGGACCGGCTGCCGCCCGGCTGGGACCGCCCGCCGGTCCGCTGA